Proteins encoded together in one Posidoniimonas polymericola window:
- a CDS encoding DUF1559 domain-containing protein, whose product MNTLRRGFTLVELLVVIAIIGVLIALLLPAVQAARESARRSQCINNLKQIGLAFHNHESSHNVLPSGGWEWDSPPTYEGGVAATGKEQRAGWGFQILPYVEGQSIVDAGPVAAVGATLPVFFCASRRSPQSFQREDKFDPPLTGGMIRYGMTDYAASNREQLGVVRRYDPLRMAKIVDGTSHSLLASEKRMNVARLGEPQDDDNEGYTVGWNEDTIRKTSDPPEPDHVERGDDGEKLFGSSHTGGVNAVMADGSVQWVGYDIDGKVFHAMGNIADDKIARE is encoded by the coding sequence ATGAACACGCTACGTCGAGGATTCACGCTGGTTGAACTGCTGGTCGTGATCGCAATCATTGGTGTGCTGATCGCGCTGCTGCTGCCGGCGGTGCAGGCCGCCCGCGAGTCGGCCCGCCGCTCGCAGTGCATTAACAACCTCAAGCAGATTGGCCTGGCCTTTCATAACCACGAGTCTTCCCACAACGTGCTGCCGAGCGGCGGTTGGGAGTGGGACTCGCCCCCAACCTACGAGGGCGGCGTCGCCGCGACGGGCAAGGAGCAGCGGGCCGGATGGGGCTTCCAAATCCTGCCCTACGTCGAGGGGCAGTCGATCGTCGACGCCGGGCCGGTAGCGGCTGTCGGCGCCACGCTGCCGGTCTTCTTCTGCGCGTCGCGGCGGTCGCCACAGTCTTTCCAGCGGGAAGACAAGTTCGACCCGCCACTGACCGGCGGCATGATCCGTTACGGGATGACCGACTACGCGGCCAGCAACCGCGAGCAGTTGGGCGTCGTGCGGCGCTACGACCCGCTGCGGATGGCGAAGATTGTTGACGGGACATCGCACTCTTTGCTGGCGTCTGAGAAGCGGATGAACGTCGCTCGGCTTGGAGAGCCCCAAGACGACGACAACGAGGGGTACACGGTTGGCTGGAACGAGGACACTATCCGCAAGACCAGCGACCCGCCCGAGCCCGACCACGTTGAGCGGGGCGACGATGGCGAGAAGCTGTTCGGATCCTCGCACACTGGCGGCGTCAACGCCGTGATGGCGGACGGCTCGGTCCAGTGGGTTGGCTACGACATCGACGGCAAGGTGTTCCATGCTATGGGCAACATCGCCGACGACAAGATTGCGAGAGAATAG